A section of the Hevea brasiliensis isolate MT/VB/25A 57/8 unplaced genomic scaffold, ASM3005281v1 Scaf151, whole genome shotgun sequence genome encodes:
- the LOC110672662 gene encoding wall-associated receptor kinase-like 8 gives MARPLINFTFVLLLTIRLAIATAPMAKPNCADRCGNISIPYPFGMGKDCYMDEWFEVECNTTSYPPTAILSRIQTELLGIDFQGGTARVRSPIITSNCHSRDEGLPVNSIGSFLPANLTVSSLPVNLTGSYFFLSDANLMIAIGCNTRALLTPNTPHLVGCDSTCHAQNDVDWQEMIPKFMTTYSDVHWIQKYCSGYNCCQATIPSFLQFFNASLQAIDGNQSNDSCKLTFLADGSAWVSKEEKHSPLQAGMQLTWRINSKIWKYDDFETANCNKSYISFYETGFLCSCKNGYEGNPYLGCTDIDECNDPTYSSCQWTTKCVNTPGSYKCVVNMTSTIIFGVFGGVLVLLVVALGTRWLHKSIKKRKNIRQREKFFKRMLQQQTCSGQGNVDNAKIFSLKELEKATDHFNVNRILGQGGQGIVYKGMLVDGRIVAVKKSRIANEAELEQFINEVVILSQINHRNVVKLLGCCLETEVPLLVYEFISNGTLHRYLNDPNEEFQLSWEMRLQIAIEISGALSYLHSAAAVPIFHRDIKSKNILLDEKYGAKVSDFGISRSIALGQTHLTTNVQGTFGYLDPQYFQTSKFTEKSDVYSFGVVLVELLTGQEPIYSAMSQEIVGLASHFIHMMENDKLLEMLDPRIMEHCVKEEVMVVANLAKRCLNFQGKKRPTMKQVTMELEAIWFCQQDLDAAQIHWEETKFAEAASSTWSSFGTIGNSSIDTQPSVSNSW, from the exons ATGGCAAGGCCTCTGATCAATTTCACTTTTGTACTACTGCTAACTATTCGGTTGGCAATAGCAACGGCGCCGATGGCGAAGCCTAACTGCGCAGACCGTTGCGGAAATATTAGCATTCCATACCCTTTTGGAATGGGTAAGGATTGTTATATGGATGAATGGTTTGAGGTTGAGTGTAACACCACCAGCTATCCTCCTACAGCAATTTTAAGTCGCATCCAGACGGAGTTGCTCGGTATTGATTTTCAAGGCGGCACAGCTAGAGTCAGGAGTCCAATAATAACCTCCAATTGCCACAGCAGAGATGAGGGTTTGCCTGTGAATTCGATAGGAAGTTTTTTGCCTGCGAATTTGACAGTAAGTTCTTTGCCTGTGAATTTGACAGGAAGTTATTTCTTCTTGTCTGATGCGAACTTAATGATTGCAATAGGTTGCAATACCCGTGCTTTATTGACCCCTAATACGCCTCATCTCGTTGGGTGCGACTCAACCTGCCATGCCCAGAATGATGTTGATTGGCAAGAAATGATTCCTAAATTCATGACTACATATTCTGATGTCCATTGGATCCAGAAGTATTGTAGTGGTTACAATTGCTGTCAGGCCACAATACCTTCATTCCTTCAGTTTTTCAACGCAAGTTTACAAGCTATAGATGGTAATCAAAGCAATGATAGTTGCAAGTTGACCTTTCTAGCCGACGGATCAGCATGGGTTTCCAAGGAAGAAAAGCATTCCCCTCTTCAGGCTGGGATGCAGCTAACTTGGAGAATCAATTCCAAAATATGGAAATATGATGACTTTGAAAccgcaaattgcaataaaagctACATTTCTTTCTATGAGACAGGATTCCTATGTTCCTGCAAGAATGGCTATGAGGGCAATCCTTACCTTGGATGCACAG ATATTGATGAATGCAATGACCCAACTTATAGTTCGTGCCAATGGACTACAAAATGTGTGAATACTCCAGGATCATATAAATGTGTGGTCAATATGACTTCGACTATCATTTTTG GTGTTTTTGGTGGAGTTCTAGTATTGCTTGTGGTTGCACTTGGCACACGGTGGTTACACAAgtctataaagaaaagaaaaaacattAGGCAGAGGGAAAAGTTCTTCAAGAGAATGTTACAGCAACAAACATGTTCAGGTCAAGGCAATGTTGATAACGCCAAAATATTCAGTTTAAAAGAGTTGGAAAAGGCTACTGATCACTTTAATGTGAATAGAATTTTAGGTCAAGGTGGCCAAGGTATTGTTTATAAAGGAATGTTGGTGGATGGAAGAATTGTTGCAGTTAAAAAATCCAGGATAGCAAATGAAGCTGAACTTGAACAATTCATTAATGAGGTTGTCATTTTATCACAAATTAATCACAGGAACGTGGTAAAACTACTTGGATGTTGCTTGGAGACAGAGGTTCCACTGCTTGTCTATGAATTCATCTCCAACGGAACCCTTCATAGGTATCTTAATGACCCAAATGAGGAATTTCAATTATCTTGGGAAATGCGTTTACAAATTGCCATAGAAATTTCAGGAGCTCTTTCTTATTTGCATTCTGCAGCTGCTGTGCCAATTTTTCATCGGGACATTAAGTCCAAAAACATACTCTTAGATGAAAAGTACGGGGCAAAAGTATCAGATTTTGGAATTTCAAGATCCATTGCCCTTGGCCAGACTCACCTTACCACCAATGTACAGGGCACCTTTGGATACTTGGATCCGCAATATTTTCAGACAAGCAAATTTACAGAGAAAAGTGATGTTTATAGCTTTGGAGTAGTGCTTGTTGAGCTTCTGACCGGCCAAGAACCAATTTATTCTGCGATGTCTCAAGAAATCGTTGGTTTAGCCTCACATTTTATTCATATGATGGAAAATGATAAACTCTTGGAGATGCTTGACCCTCGAATCATGGAGCATTGCGTGAAAGAAGAAGTCATGGTTGTTGCTAACCTTGCAAAAAGATGCTTGAATTTTCAGGGAAAGAAACGACCTACAATGAAACAGGTGACAATGGAGTTGGAGGCGATCTGGTTTTGTCAACAAGATTTGGATGCTGCCCAAATACATTGGGAAGAAACTAAATTTGCTGAAGCTGCTTCTTCAACATGGTCAAGTTTTGGTACCATTGGTAATTCATCAATTGACACTCAACCATCAGTTTCTAATAGTTGGTAA
- the LOC110672663 gene encoding wall-associated receptor kinase-like 8 produces MGMRLVSQVNFSLAILLTMQLAIAAAPMAKPNCTDHCGSISIPYPFGIGKDCYMEDWFEIECDNTINPPRPLLSRFNMEVFRIDLGSSAVKVESPIISSNCSGREDGMPVNLTGSPFLLSDENVFTATGCNTRALVTYNSPQLVGCDSTCLGEQNDVDWREMLPKIMRKGSDGNWLREYCSGYNCCQTIIPSLVQVFNPILQDKDGNQNKGGCKLAFIAGGSGTIFQRNKDPYVQFPMLIDWMINSSRKKDVDWETVNCFNYSDNSFNEPVFRCSCKNGYEGNPYLRCTDIDECKDPTYGQCQGILRCVNTRGSYKCVPDAKWIIIFGLCAGIIILFVLILGARCLYKSVKKRNNIRRREKFFKRMLQQQISSSQGNVEKAKIFSLKELEKATDHFNVNRIIGQGGQGTVYKGMLADGRIVAVKKSKIVDEAKVEHFINEVVILSLINHRNMVKLLGCCLEAEVPLLIYEFVSNGTLFRYLHEQDEEFPLSWATRLQIATEISGALSYLHSAAPIPIFHRDIKSKNILLDEKYKAKVSDFGISRLIAIGQTHLTTNVQGTFGYLDPEYFQTSQFTEKSDVYSFGVVLVELLTGQEPICSAKSEEVTSLATIFIQMMENNKLFEIIDPRIIEQYSIKEEVMAVANLAKRCLNLNGKKRPTMKQVTLELETIRYSHENVYVEEIWEETELDLQDVAAASSSTSVSSTTW; encoded by the exons ATGGGTATGAGACTAGTGTCTCAGGTCAATTTCAGTTTGGCAATATTGCTAACTATGCAGTTGGCAATAGCAGCAGCACCCATGGCGAAGCCCAACTGCACAGATCATTGCGGAAGTATTAGCATTCCATACCCATTTGGAATTGGTAAGGATTGTTATATGGAGGACTGGTTTGAGATTGAGTGCGACAACACAATTAATCCTCCTAGACCATTATTAAGTCGCTTCAACATGGAAGTGTTCCGTATTGATCTTGGTAGCAGCGCAGTTAAAGTCGAAAGTCCAATAATATCCTCCAATTGTTCAGGCAGGGAAGACGGTATGCCTGTGAATTTGACCGGAAGTCCTTTCCTTTTGTCCGACGAGAATGTGTTCACTGCAACAGGCTGCAACACTCGTGCTTTAGTCACCTATAATTCGCCCCAACTGGTTGGTTGCGATTCAACCTGCCTTGGCGAGCAGAATGATGTTGATTGGCGAGAAATGCTTCCTAAAATCATGAGAAAAGGTTCCGATGGAAATTGGCTACGGGAGTATTGTAGTGGATACAATTGCTGCCAAACGATAATACCTTCATTGGTTCAGGTTTTCAATCCAATTTTACAGGATAAAGATGGCAATCAAAACAAAGGTGGTTGCAAGTTGGCATTTATAGCGGGCGGATCAGGAACCATTTTCCAGAGAAACAAGGATCCATATGTGCAGTTTCCAATGCTGATAGATTGGATGATCAACTCCAGCCGAAAGAAAGATGTTGACTGGGAAACCGTGAATTGCTTTAATTACTCTGATAATTCTTTCAATGAGCCCGTGTTCCGTTGTTCTTGCAAGAATGGGTATGAGGGCAATCCTTACCTTAGATGCACAG ATATTGATGAATGCAAAGATCCAACATATGGTCAGTGTCAAGGAATATTAAGATGTGTAAATACTCGTGGATCTTACAAATGTGTACCAGATGCAAAATGGATTATCATTTTTG GTCTTTGCGCTGGCATTATAATATTGTTTGTACTCATACTTGGCGCAAGATGTTTATATAAATcagtaaagaaaagaaacaacATCAGGAGGAGGGAAAAGTTCTTCAAAAGAATGTTACAGCAACAAATAAGTTCAAGCCAAGGCAATGTTGAGAAGGCCAAAATATTTAGCTTAAAAGAGTTGGAAAAGGCAACTGATCACTTCAATGTGAATAGAATTATAGGCCAAGGTGGCCAGGGTACTGTTTACAAAGGAATGTTGGCGGATGGAAGAATTGTTGCAGTTAAGAAATCCAAGATAGTAGATGAAGCAAAAGTTGAACATTTCATTAATGAAGTTGTGATTTTATCACTTATTAATCACAGAAATATGGTAAAGCTACTTGGATGTTGCTTGGAGGCAGAAGTTCCTCTGCTTATCTATGAGTTCGTCTCTAATGGAACACTTTTTCGGTATCTGCATGAACAAGATGAGGAATTTCCATTATCATGGGCAACTCGTTTGCAAATTGCTACAGAAATTTCAGGAGCACTTTCCTATTTGCACTCTGCAGCACCTATACCAATATTTCATCGGGACATCAAGTCAAAAAATATACTCTTGGATGAAAAGTATAAGGCAAAAGTATCAGATTTTGGAATTTCAAGATTGATTGCAATTGGGCAAACTCACCTTACAACTAATGTTCAAGGCACTTTTGGGTACTTAGATCCAGAATACTTTCAAACAAGCCAATTTACAGAGAAAAGTGATGTTTATAGTTTTGGGGTAGTGCTTGTTGAGCTGTTGACTGGACAAGAGCCAATTTGCTCAGCAAAGTCCGAAGAAGTAACTAGTTTAGCAACAATTTTTATTCAAATGATGGAAAATAACAAACTTTTTGAGATAATCGACCCTCGAATTATAGAGCAATATTCCATCAAAGAAGAAGTCATGGCTGTTGCTAACCTTGCAAAGAGATGCCTAAACCTTAATGGAAAGAAACGGCCTACAATGAAACAAGTAACACTGGAGTTGGAGACGATTCGGTATTCTCATGAAAATGTATATGTTGAAGAAATTTGGGAAGAAACTGAATTAGACCTTCAGGATGTTGCTGCTGCATCTTCTTCAACATCGGTTTCTAGCACTACTTGGTAA